A section of the Kluyveromyces lactis strain NRRL Y-1140 chromosome F complete sequence genome encodes:
- a CDS encoding uncharacterized protein (some similarities with uniprot|P11746 Saccharomyces cerevisiae YMR043W MCM1 Transcription factor involved in cell-type-specific transcription and pheromone response plays a central role in the formation of both repressor and activator complexes) → MSDSEVKDDSVTKETKERRKIEIKFIQDKTRRHITFSKRKHGIMKKAYELSVLTGTQVLLLVVSETGLVYTFTTPKFQPIVTQPEGKNLIQACLNAPEEDDEDDDDEEEDEDEDDEHNVQHDHGGDVGGQPHSTVPTSVQLPGGGHSHGLLPQQQQQQQQQQQQQQQQQQQQRLALQQQGQNSQQQQQPQSVQHQQPQVQGTGQTPNFTNASYLNPDHAAAYEQYFNGVNSQHGQF, encoded by the coding sequence ATGTCGGATTCAGAAGTTAAAGACGACAGTGTCACgaaagaaaccaaggaaAGGAGAAAAATTGAGATCAAATTCATTCAGGATAAGACCAGGCGTCATATCACCTTTTCGAAGCGGAAACATGGTATTATGAAGAAGGCATATGAGTTATCTGTGTTAACAGGTACTcaggttcttcttttggttGTTTCTGAAACCGGTCTAGTTTATACGTTCACTACACCAAAGTTCCAACCCATTGTTACACAACCTGAGGGCAAGAATTTAATTCAAGCGTGTTTGAATGCACCAGAGGAAGacgatgaggatgatgacgatgaggaggaagatgaagatgaagatgatgaacaTAACGTGCAACACGATCATGGCGGCGATGTTGGTGGTCAGCCACACTCCACAGTACCTACCTCGGTCCAATTGCCAGGTGGTGGACATTCCCACGGCCTTCTGCCccagcaacaacaacagcagcagcagcagcagcaacaacagcaacaacagcaacagcaacaacgTTTGGCGCTCCAACAGCAGGGCCAAAATtcacaacagcaacaacaacccCAATCCGTACAGCACCAGCAACCTCAGGTTCAAGGCACGGGCCAAACTCCGAATTTCACTAATGCTTCTTATTTAAACCCAGACCATGCTGCCGCCTACGAACAATACTTCAACGGCGTTAACTCTCAACATGGCCAGTTTTGA